A stretch of DNA from Hippoglossus stenolepis isolate QCI-W04-F060 chromosome 16, HSTE1.2, whole genome shotgun sequence:
TGGGAATGAGAACTCACTCACTTTCTGTGAGAGGAGCATTGAGACTGTGGAACATGTTTTCTGACAGTGTGGAGAACTTTGGTTGGTTCCAGTCCAGAAATGTCAGGacaccacctctgaatgtgaaGCTGGTTAAAGCTGGAGAACTTATGGAGGATAATAACCTTGattgtttaaataattaaactaaTTGTGTTATATAAGCACTTTATTCACAGATGTACATATTTAAAAGTCAAGCCCCATATCAACGGATGGAAGACCGAACTAAAGACATCTGCAAAATGAAACGCTGAAACTTGTTTTCGTTGCTGGACTTGTTTAGTATtttcaatatataaaaaaaaaaaagatatttggtTTGTATAATGAAAAAGACATAACTCTGACCCCACCCACTTATAAACCACGTGGTCTGTGACGCGTCCTGCCTATAAAGTCGTGATCACGCGAGGTTTCCGGTCTTGTTCTCCTGCCCGACTCACTGAGGAGTTGATCCTGAACCTCCGGAGGCTCCATCATGGGTTCTTCATACTTTATGATGAACTCGAGCGTCAGTGTGAACTTCACTGAACACGATCCACCCTGATCAGGTAATGACTCAATGCTGGGGGGGATGAGATCTGAGTGTGTGGGAACTGAGCTAGTAGCTGCTAGCTGTTAGCTTCCCTTTAGCCAGGCGAACACGTGCTAGGGAAGAGGAGCATGCTGGGCGGAAACTACAACTTCACTTTTAAGAGTTTTAATCAATCTAGAGAGCATGTAGTTGATTTACTATCACTTACAGTAATGTGattaacatgttaaatattGCGTGTTGTAGTTATTTACGTGTTCTGATCTTTTACAGGCAGCTTTGGATGATGTGGAATCAAATCTCAATATTCATATATTCCTGCCCGACGAAGGTCTGCACGTGTCCTCTGGATACAAGGTAAAGCTGATGTGACGCGATTGGCCTCTGTTCCCACTCTGCAGTGCACGTGATGAGTTTGTTATCCCTGTCTGAAAAAGTGTTGAAACCAATGGTATCTGATCTGCTGCGGACTGATGAGTAAAGACATGTGCTGCCCATGAATTAGTACTAATGAAGTGTGATGTTGCAGGTTCGAGGCCCTCGTGTCCCCCACGCTGCGTTCACTGCCTGCAGGAGGAAGCACGTGGGAAAGGTTGGTACTGATTCATAGTTGATCAAAGTTGAAACTCGTTCTCTGATGAAATTTGCTGCATAGGAAGTGCCGTCTGATGCGATAACTGACGATGGACAAAGCTGTTCTGAGAAATTTTACTTAACTTAATGTAGGGTGTGTTGTGATCTGAGCATTTAATAATCCAGATGTAACTTTTCACCATACAGATGTAAAGACATGAAGGAAGTCCACGTGAGGACGAGTGGGTTCCTGAGACGACATGAACCAGGTAACTGTTCAACCAGAAGTGTCGCATAGTTAAAGTCAAGCCAGTGATGATACAAGTTATCCCTGTCTGAAATTAAAGTGTTGAGTCATGGTAATCTGAGGCTTGACTGGAGATGCAGGATGTAAATGGTTCAGTGTTTGGCAAAATTGtaattcttgtatttttttcaattctCCAGGTGGTGAAAGGAGCAGATTTGGACTGAGTCAGAAGTCGCACAAGAAAATACATGATGCATGAGATTGtgtaaacatttcaaaaactgtttattaaaaactaaaatgtataaaattcAAGTATCGTGGTCATTCAAACATTTACGAGTAACAATGATCCTATGGGAGGTGCCCAGTACGCATTGGCCAATCTGAGTTGAAGGATGATCTGTTCTTCTTCAAATTCTCTAGAAAGATGTTCTCCTCATGGAGGTATTCTCGGTCCTGTGGACAGAAAATAACATGAATTATCTTGGGTAgaagtttgaaatgttaaatgtttgaagACAAGTGTTTATAAAATGCTTTCAAATGTTGAAGTTATTATACACACTCATAGCTTAAAGTTTGCTGAGGTGTAATTATCTACAATAAAACCATGTACAGTAACAACCTTCATGTGTCGACTGATGTGATTACACATTTGTATAAGCTGTAGCTCTCAATACTTTCAATCTTGCAAAAAAGTACCAGGGTTTATAAGTTTGTGCCCAAATCAAAATGATTGTAAGAGCTATACCTTTTCTGCTGTGTACTTCCACAGAGCCAGACTGGCCTGAAGCATCATGGGCTGAGTATTGGCACTTGAagtgggagggggggtgctCAGGGTTGACGATAGCTCTGGGTTTGGCATCAATGAATCTATGGATAAATCACAAGCATGTTATATTGTCCCCACTCACTGTGATGAAGTTTtaagagatggtttctgttgaACGGTGTGAAGCTACCTGGTAAAATGGGTGGAATCAGCTGTAGTGAAGTGATGTGAGGCTCCTCAAGTCTCTGTGTTGTCTTCTGTAGCTGATTCATTCTCATTCTCTCCTGCAACAAAAACAGCATTTAGATTCTAACCTGCTGCTTCTGTACATGTCCTTGCTGTTTATCTTAACTGTCACAAACCTGAAGGATTCGTTGTTCTTGCTGCCTCAGCCGCTCTGTTTGGGTTTGGATATATCTGAGCCTTGCATCGTGCTCGGACTCCACACGTTGTGCCTCCTGCAGCGCTCGTTCTCCTTCCTCATACCTTTCTGCAGCGAGCTGCAAACAACGCAATGTGGCCAAAAGTCAAATATGACATGTTTACTCCACTACttgcagaggtgtgtgtgtgtggtgtgaattTACTTTGCTGAAGGCCTCCACCTCCTGGGCTCGTGTTTTGAGTCTCAGGCCTGTGCTGcttattttgtctttctctctgtcgaGTTCTTCTCTTAGTCTCTCCAACGTTTCTCGCTCCTGTGCCACGGCCATCTCCttctgtttcacatctgcaGTCAGGAGCTTCAGGTTGGCTTGTTcctgcaacagaaacacatgttttgGCACTTTGGGGTCCTGTGCATTCTAGGAATAATAGTTGAATCAGGGGTTTATGAATTATTAGCCTTTTGGTATGATAAAGAAACTGAGTCATTCCTCTTTTTCGCCCCTGTGAAGCTCACCTGTGCCAGGCTGAGGATGGagccctctctcttctccaagAGGCTGCCGACCTCTCGCTCGGCCCTCTCGTGCCTCTGCTTCTCATGGGCGTGGAAGTGGGTCCACTCAGCTgccagcctcctcctctcctcggcacagtgctgcatcactgactttTGCTCCTCCAGTAATGCGCTCTGTTGGAGAGAGCGACGTGGCGAGGTGAAGAACAAAGATGGAGCTCTTTATCGACTATCTGCACTGATGTGAATGTCAGGCTCACCTTGGCTctttccagctcctctctctccatgttcATCTGCATGGTGAGGGAGCGCCGCTCTTCTTCCAGGCCTCTTTGTGTAGACTCTGCCTTGGCCTGCTCTCCTGTCACCTTCCAGCGTTCCTAAggcacacagagaaaagcaacagTTGAGGTTTCAGCTGTTTAAATTAATGCACTTCAAAATATTCTCTTTTAAAGGTGTGTCTTTATCCCGACCTTCTCGagctgtctctgctgctcattAAGCTGATTGTCCATTCTGGAAATGATTTCCTTCAGGTAAGTTCTCTCCTCTGCCATGGCTTTCTGCTGCTGAGCCAACCGGTCCTGCATAACTGGAAAGTACGTTTAGAGAATGACCTCAACCCACTTGATATTTGAAACAACTTTGCCCTAAGACAACTTGTGTCTTGACCCATttaaacagagtgtgtgtgtgtgtcaggtacttCGACGCTGCTCGTCTCTGTGCCTTTCCCCCTGCTCCAGGCCATGTGccgtgtgttcatgtgtgctCTCCACCCGAGAAGAAAGCTCTCCCAGCCGAGAGGAGAACTGCTCCATCTGCTCGATCACCACTGTGAGAGATCTAAACAAAGGCAGCGCAAACAGAAAGTTAGAGAGTAATACAAATGATAAGAATAACTCCAGGCTCAAAGTACAATTAGAACATTCTGCAGTAGTTTGCTCATTCTACACTAGAACATACAAACGAAAAGCACTATTGTCATTTGACCTACCTGGTCTGAGATGTTGCACTTGTAACCGCATCAATCTCCTCATCTTTCAACCTCTTCAGTCTCTGCACCTGGTCCTCGTGGTCTTTCTTCATCTCAGAGACAGATTTCCTTGGTGGCAACATGGGACAGATTTGAGGGGATTGTGGCTCATTTCAGTGAGCCTTAAATCAAGAGACCTCGGCTGTTCataaacaaaaatctgaaatttCTTGATTCTTCAATCTTTTATACTTTTGAACCTTGATACTTTAATTGTGACCTTTATTCAAAAGATGTGATGTTACTGGTTGAATAATTGTCATAATCCAGTACAGGATTTTCTCTAACTGCTTATGCTTTTGAAAGGTTGACCTGTGTTTACCTCTGGAGGTCTCTGAGTCTCTCCACCTCGCGGTCTCTCTCCTGCTGGGCCTGGGCCAGTTTGCGCTGGTGCAGGGCCTGCAGCTCTGAGCGTTCCTGCTCAGCGGATCGTGTTGCCGTGGCCAGGCGTTCCATTAGGTCTTCATAGTCCTGCCGCGCTCGCATCTCCCTCTGGGCAGCTGATTCCTCGAGCAGCTTCACACGAGCCCTGGATGAGAAAAGGGACATTTCCAGTTTAAATTGAGCATAAAGACAGAAATGGACCACTGCAGGGAgttatatttaatgtgtgtgtgcgtggttaGGAATACagtacttgtgtgtgttctccataAGCTCCATATCCTGATTATGCTGTTGCTGGACATTCTCTAGCATCATTTGGCTCTGGTCTCGCTCCAGCTGCAGGGTCTTCACCTGGACAATGAAATGTGCAAGTTTTAGCCTTGGAGTATTATTATTCCCCCACTACACATTCAGCAACAATACATTAGCCATGTCTGCCCCATCAACACATGAGCATTCACATACCTGTCCCTCCAGCTGGATGATGCGAACCTGCAAAGCTGAATAACCTCCAGGTTGATGCTCTTTGTCTATGAGTCTCTGCTGGACCCCTGCATCCACGACCCCCCCGAAACTCAGCAACTGAGACTGCATCATCTGTAGGAGGAAAGTAAGTAAGTCCAGAACAAAGAAGTGATGAACGTGTTGTCAACAAGTAGAGATACGTAAGGAGTTGAGGAGTTTCTtgcctgttgttgttgttgttggagaaTCTGCTGCAGATTGTCTGCTGAAAATGTCACCTATACAAAAGATACAGGAGGAATTATAAAAGTCCCCAGTCACATAACCTTGCTATAAAAACGCATGAATACCTGTTGCTGGACAGTAGTTGAtgtgtttggcattttgttttgttgtggaaCTGCTGTTGATAAAAAGAAACATAGGTTATAATCATGCAAATTCAAATAGGTTGTTAAAGAAAGAGTAAAATATTCTACTGTATCTGAAACTACTTCCCTGAAATGAATTAACAAATGTCCCTAAAATGACCCTACACTCATTTGTGCCAGGCAGTGTGGTAGATATAGAGTTAGGCGATGGCAGCTGTTGCAGGAATTCCCCCGAAGCCTCGTTGGGACTTCTTCGCACCCTGGGTCCCTTGCTGGGCTGGGGCTGGCTAATGCTAGAAGCAGAGACTGACATAGGACCAGTCAGCTGAGGAGGGTATTCTGAGGGATGAGATAAACTAAGAGTCTGTCCAAAGTCTACTTTGGCGAGGAGGACGTTAAAATGGTGGACCTGACAGTGGGAGTATAACTGGATGTGAGGGGTGAGTATGATTGGTGTCTGAGAGAGTGTATGAGAGGAGGGGTAAAGGATTCACACAGACGATAAGCATGACATGATACAGGCCTGGTTTTGGATATGGGTATTTTAAGTGCAGTGAAAATTACAAATGAACAATGTCAAAGTGAGGAAGGTTACATCTGGAAATGTACAGATTTGTCTGGGGGGATGGCTTTGAAAATGTGGTTATTTAGCAAACTTTAGAAAATATGTAACTGCAATGTGCTTCTTTGGGTGAATGGCTGTGCAACTGTGTGAATACCTTGCTCGGCCGTCTCCTCTCCGACAGGGGTGGTGTGAGCAGCAGGGCTGGGGGGTGCAAGAAAAATGTtactgcacaaaaaaaaaaaggggagtgaagaagaaaataGCTAAATAGTCACATGTGTGGATTAAATGGATTTACACAATAAATTACCTAGTTTCTTTGGCAGAAGCAACAGTGTCCTCTCTGCCCCTGGGAGCCCGTGAAGTGACTGGTTTACTGAAAACAAGAGCAGGTTATCATTAAGAAGTGAGAAACAAGTTTCTTCCGTCACTGCACTGCATCATACTGTGTTTTATCATATTGTATTGTAATGTATGGTTTCCACAGTACCTAACAAATGACTCCAGATCCAATTCTTCTCCCTCATCAGAAAAATCTTCCTGCTTGGACTTTTTGGACTCAGGGTTTGAAGCTGACACAATCTTCTTCCTGCTCAGAACTCCTGCTAACcagtcgtcctcctcctcctcttctttcttctggGTTGTGGAAACCTCGGGCCTGGTTTGTTTGGCTGGGGCTGGGCTCTCCGCTGCCGTTCTTGCAGTAGATGTGGCATGACCACCAGTCAGGGAGGGCTTTCTCTCCAGTAAGGGAGATGAAGGAGCATTTGGTGACTCTGTTGAAATCTTAGTCTCTTCCTCTAGAAATGTGTTATCGTCTTTTGTCTTGAGGCCTAACCAGTCGGCTGAGTTGCGTTGAAGAgctggggtgggggtggtgggtttGGGTTTCTTGTCTGTGGTAGAGACACTGACATCCTCTGTGGAAAATCTgattgtaaaaagaaaaaatctaagATGAATACAGTCCTGCCATGTACATATTTTGTGTGGTTGTCCAAAAGCCAACTGTAGAACACCAAGATATGACgacacacaaagaacacacaccTGACTGACGGTCTGCGGGACTGACGTCCTTCAGGCATGGATCCCAAAGTGGGTTGATAGGACCCAAATGTCAGATCCTCTTCTAAACGCAAAATCGACTTTAATTATTTCCTACTTTTTAAATTTCCGTTGCTAACAGCTCATGGAGCTCTGTTACCTTCGACACCGGTggtcttctcctgctgctgcctctctcGAGACAGAGGCTGCTCCTTCCTCTCGCCTGTGGGCGGTCGCTCCAGAAGACGAGGTGAAGGCAAACTCTCCAGGATCTCGTCCAGTCGAGTGCGAGCTCTCTGAGGGGGCTCACTCCTGAGattaaacacagaggaaaaggggGGTGGCGTAAGGCATACTGTACTTTATGATGCAATGTAAGACAGCAAGTCAAAAACAAGATGATGTTTTGGAAAAAGCAAATCATATGAGACAGAACAAGATCATCCCTGAGCAAAGTTTGTTTCTAGGTGCATCCCAAAGCACCGAGGCAgtaattatttattgtttgaacACTATAAATAAGGACAACAAAAAAGAGTGAGacagtaaaagtgaaaacagaactgTCACCTTTCCTTGTTGGGCCAAAGCGATGTCTCTTTCTTCCTGGGATTGTTTTTATCACTGTCAAACCCAAGTGCATCCATCAGGTCGTCCTTATCATCATCTAATGTGGCATTAGCTGGTGTCTTTGCGGCTTTAGCTGATGAACAAAGAATTAAAACGCACACATATTCAGTGTTTGATGGTTACccagaaaaattaaaaagcaaaacgTTTTAGAAAATGTAAGGCTCACATGTTCTATTCTTAAAGATGGGAGATGCTGAAGGAGATTGCAGTGGCTGCTCAGGTTTGGGTGGCTGCTTGCTGGCTTTAGCTCCGGGCTTGGTTTCATCTGGAAGCAAGTCATCAAGCAGGTCGGCCAGGGGGTCATCGTCCTCTGCAAAGGAAATCAGACTcttcattgatttattattgtgtttatggACTTAATAATTTCAGAAAGACCCATTAGTAAATGACAGTGActtcatacatatatatactgaTCCACTGATTAAACTCAACTACAACTAAAAGGCTAAACAGGTATCTTCTACCTTCATTGTATGGAGTCTGACCAagatcttcatcatcaccacagtCTGAATTCATGCAgcagttaaagaaaaacaaagcagagctCTCAATAAACAGCACTTTCACTGTCTGGGTCCGCTGAGTGGGATACAGAAGGTCACTCACCAGAGAAGCTGAACTTCCTGTAGTTCCGAGTCGATGCAGCAGGTGCAGAGTTTGGCTTCTTCACTCCTGTGCCGGGTTCAtctgagtgggggggggaacagCTCATAAAGTAAACTTCAAAGCTGATAATAATGTGAGGAAATAACTCATGCAAGAACACTGTTCAGAATTACCTCCTCCCTCAGAGTTTCCATTATGTTCCAATGCAGTGGAGTCTTTCTTTGGCACCTTATTACCAAACAGCTTTGTTTGTGGAGGAGCTGAACTCGGCTTCTTTATTGATGCAAAAAGTTCAGCGTCCATATCATCCAGGTCCTGTATGAGGAGAGACAGGACAGAATCAGACCTGTGACCTGTGCTGTCTAAACAGGGAATAGTTTATATGAAGTGAACCAAATGTCGACAAGTGTTAACTCATCGTGGAAACTCTTAAGTCTTGACCTTACTAAGTCAAGTACAGTGAGATAATGTATGCTGTGATTTAGctctacacaaataaaataaaactgaactgGGTACCTCGGTGTCTCCACCATCTTTCTTTACCTCCTCCGCCAGCATACTGAAGATGTTCTCAGTGGCAGAGGagctggaaaaaataaaacaaaataaacttgtAAGGTAAAGGAGTAAACATTTAGAATCGGTATTAAAACTATTTTGTGACTCCAACTTACCGAGTCAAGGCTCCACCCCGAGCTGCTCTCCCCCTTACAGAGGGTTCTGTTAGGAGACAATATTATAACATGTGGAGCTTTCACATGATAACGCCATTATGACAATGTTAAATCTGTTTGGTTTAAAACTGCAGAAACGGGCTCACGTACTTTTGTCATCAAATAAGCTGTCGAGCAGATCGTCATCTTCGAATAAACCTGAGGAAAAACGAGGGGGGGGGCATACGCTTTAACATACGTTTACAGTTCTGTGACCTATTACTGCTACATTTTGCTTATACTTCTAATAGCACtggagtgtttttatttgccaCAAGTACTTTGTAGTATTGATATTATGTAGTTCTTGGTAGCTAAATGTAATACTGTTTGAGGGATCCTCAGGGCAGAAGGTGTCATCTACAGCTTGTTTATTGAATTTGTGCagagttaaataataataataataataacacatgcACTGTATTATATATGTTTACTATAGTAATACATTAAGTGAAGTTGGAGGAACTTACTTTTGGATGGTTTGTCCCTCTGCTTTGCAGCCTGCAAATGACAGTGAAATACAgttatgttattttaaatggaTCAACCTGGTCCTGGAGccaaagcaaacaacaaacaaacaacaaacacacacgagtgGTTGGAAACTTAACGTCAAACTAAACCAGGAATGTTTGAAACtctgataaatgataaaaaaacagtttgactcACCATGTTCAACCTCTGCTGGTGAACGTGAGAGGAGCTAGCTAGCTGGCTAACGCTAGCTAAATCTGATCAGGCGTCTCCTGTCTCCATGGGAAACCACCCGGCTGCAGCGGCGCATGGCAAAGACACGATACACGAGTGTCCTTCGTTGTAATGACGACAACTACTATCGCTTTACACGTTAACACGATTGGTTTTTAACGTTAGTTTAGCGTTTTGGAACTGACCAGCTAACTTAAGAGTTAATAAGGGATTAATACACCACGTCCGTTTAAGGCTGCACGTTAGCCATGTAGCTCACCTAAGCTAATCCGTTCTTCAAACACACGTTCCGCACCATGAgctttaaatacagtaaaatataaaataaatactaaacCGCTGGTTTCTGAGAGATTTAAGTACAAAAGTACCAACCGGTGAAatacacacttcctgtttacactttGCAGTGCATTCTGGGTAGAGTAGTTTTTCTTTGAGCGTAGCCTCAAGGGACTGAATCAGAGACTTAATTATATCGTTAATTATCTTGTTAattgagaaaaacaataattttcttaaaacaaatctgctctgtttttttaaaatatcttgttcattcagaaaaacaataatgtcCCCCCCAAAACATCCTAATATGTTTATCTAAATTAACAACTTAATTATCTCGTTAATGcagaaaaattataattttcttgaaaaagaaaaagatcagcTTTTTTTCTGAATCAACAACCCCAACGATAATTAAGTTGTTAATTCCAATAACAACCGAGCTAGATTTCATTTTTAAGTGAATGCAAAAGCTTCCGTATGTTTTGGATTGTGCTAACGCAATAAAAGAGATTCCCACAACCTCTGACATATATACTCCCATCGTACCATACCTGTTCACCACCAGGTGGCGTCAGAGCTCAGAAGATTTGTGAAAACAAATCAGTATCAACAAAATGTGAGGAGCTGAATAATTGATCCTCCGCGGGCCATGTTTAATTCAGTGAGGTCTGGGCCAGATGTTGCACTTTTAATTAGCACAATAATCACTAAGGCAGAGCACCATCGTCAAGAGGAGCAGAACATTGTTCCTCACAAGGTTtcctccatcaccactgacaacAAGGTGTGGTTTGGAGCACATGCCAGCGTCCACCCATTCATCATTAAGTCAAAACAGGGATTTGGATAAATTCCATTTCAAACATTTGGCCTTTACacgcagtgttttcttttcttgtctctGAATCGGTGCAGCAGTGGAGGAGCTGTTCATCCTTCCTCGTCATGCGTCTTCCTCCATGACTGAGAGattaatacaaacaaaatatgtgTCTCTAAACTATCTCTGATTCTGATCAGTTATATGAAAACATTCATTCAAGTGCATGATTCACCGTGACAAAGAAACCTGGGTGTGCGTGTCTCATGtctacggaagcgtattgcattcacttgaatttccgagataattatctcagagcattttgttttttcaagtgaatgcaatacgcttccatA
This window harbors:
- the LOC118123509 gene encoding fas-binding factor 1 homolog isoform X4; translation: MAAKQRDKPSKSLFEDDDLLDSLFDDKKPSVRGRAARGGALTRSSATENIFSMLAEEVKKDGGDTEDLDDMDAELFASIKKPSSAPPQTKLFGNKVPKKDSTALEHNGNSEGGDEPGTGVKKPNSAPAASTRNYRKFSFSDCGDDEDLGQTPYNEEDDDPLADLLDDLLPDETKPGAKASKQPPKPEQPLQSPSASPIFKNRTSKAAKTPANATLDDDKDDLMDALGFDSDKNNPRKKETSLWPNKERSEPPQRARTRLDEILESLPSPRLLERPPTGERKEQPLSRERQQQEKTTGVEEEDLTFGSYQPTLGSMPEGRQSRRPSVRFSTEDVSVSTTDKKPKPTTPTPALQRNSADWLGLKTKDDNTFLEEETKISTESPNAPSSPLLERKPSLTGGHATSTARTAAESPAPAKQTRPEVSTTQKKEEEEEDDWLAGVLSRKKIVSASNPESKKSKQEDFSDEGEELDLESFVSKPVTSRAPRGREDTVASAKETSPAAHTTPVGEETAEQAVPQQNKMPNTSTTVQQQVTFSADNLQQILQQQQQQMMQSQLLSFGGVVDAGVQQRLIDKEHQPGGYSALQVRIIQLEGQVKTLQLERDQSQMMLENVQQQHNQDMELMENTHKARVKLLEESAAQREMRARQDYEDLMERLATATRSAEQERSELQALHQRKLAQAQQERDREVERLRDLQRKSVSEMKKDHEDQVQRLKRLKDEEIDAVTSATSQTRSLTVVIEQMEQFSSRLGELSSRVESTHEHTAHGLEQGERHRDEQRRIMQDRLAQQQKAMAEERTYLKEIISRMDNQLNEQQRQLEKERWKVTGEQAKAESTQRGLEEERRSLTMQMNMEREELERAKSALLEEQKSVMQHCAEERRRLAAEWTHFHAHEKQRHERAEREVGSLLEKREGSILSLAQEQANLKLLTADVKQKEMAVAQERETLERLREELDREKDKISSTGLRLKTRAQEVEAFSKLAAERYEEGERALQEAQRVESEHDARLRYIQTQTERLRQQEQRILQERMRMNQLQKTTQRLEEPHITSLQLIPPILPDSLMPNPELSSTLSTPPPTSSANTQPMMLQASLALWKYTAEKDREYLHEENIFLENLKKNRSSFNSDWPMRTGHLP
- the LOC118123509 gene encoding fas-binding factor 1 homolog isoform X1, with product MAAKQRDKPSKSLFEDDDLLDSLFDDKKPSVRGRAARGGALTRSSATENIFSMLAEEVKKDGGDTEDLDDMDAELFASIKKPSSAPPQTKLFGNKVPKKDSTALEHNGNSEGGDEPGTGVKKPNSAPAASTRNYRKFSFSDCGDDEDLGQTPYNEEDDDPLADLLDDLLPDETKPGAKASKQPPKPEQPLQSPSASPIFKNRTSKAAKTPANATLDDDKDDLMDALGFDSDKNNPRKKETSLWPNKERSEPPQRARTRLDEILESLPSPRLLERPPTGERKEQPLSRERQQQEKTTGVEEEDLTFGSYQPTLGSMPEGRQSRRPSVRFSTEDVSVSTTDKKPKPTTPTPALQRNSADWLGLKTKDDNTFLEEETKISTESPNAPSSPLLERKPSLTGGHATSTARTAAESPAPAKQTRPEVSTTQKKEEEEEDDWLAGVLSRKKIVSASNPESKKSKQEDFSDEGEELDLESFVSKPVTSRAPRGREDTVASAKETSPAAHTTPVGEETAEQEYPPQLTGPMSVSASSISQPQPSKGPRVRRSPNEASGEFLQQLPSPNSISTTLPGTNESVPQQNKMPNTSTTVQQQVTFSADNLQQILQQQQQQMMQSQLLSFGGVVDAGVQQRLIDKEHQPGGYSALQVRIIQLEGQVKTLQLERDQSQMMLENVQQQHNQDMELMENTHKARVKLLEESAAQREMRARQDYEDLMERLATATRSAEQERSELQALHQRKLAQAQQERDREVERLRDLQRKSVSEMKKDHEDQVQRLKRLKDEEIDAVTSATSQTRSLTVVIEQMEQFSSRLGELSSRVESTHEHTAHGLEQGERHRDEQRRIMQDRLAQQQKAMAEERTYLKEIISRMDNQLNEQQRQLEKERWKVTGEQAKAESTQRGLEEERRSLTMQMNMEREELERAKSALLEEQKSVMQHCAEERRRLAAEWTHFHAHEKQRHERAEREVGSLLEKREGSILSLAQEQANLKLLTADVKQKEMAVAQERETLERLREELDREKDKISSTGLRLKTRAQEVEAFSKLAAERYEEGERALQEAQRVESEHDARLRYIQTQTERLRQQEQRILQERMRMNQLQKTTQRLEEPHITSLQLIPPILPDSLMPNPELSSTLSTPPPTSSANTQPMMLQASLALWKYTAEKDREYLHEENIFLENLKKNRSSFNSDWPMRTGHLP
- the LOC118123509 gene encoding fas-binding factor 1 homolog isoform X7, which gives rise to MAAKQRDKPSKSLFEDDDLLDSLFDDKKPSVRGRAARGGALTRSSATENIFSMLAEEVKKDGGDTEDLDDMDAELFASIKKPSSAPPQTKLFGNKVPKKDSTALEHNGNSEGGDEPGTGVKKPNSAPAASTRNYRKFSFSDCGDDEDLGQTPYNEEDDDPLADLLDDLLPDETKPGAKASKQPPKPEQPLQSPSASPIFKNRTSKAAKTPANATLDDDKDDLMDALGFDSDKNNPRKKETSLWPNKERSEPPQRARTRLDEILESLPSPRLLERPPTGERKEQPLSRERQQQEKTTGVEEEDLTFGSYQPTLGSMPEGRQSRRPSVRFSTEDVSVSTTDKKPKPTTPTPALQRNSADWLGLKTKDDNTFLEEETKISTESPNAPSSPLLERKPSLTGGHATSTARTAAESPAPAKQTRPEVSTTQKKEEEEEDDWLAGVLSRKKIVSASNPESKKSKQEDFSDEGEELDLESFVSKPVTSRAPRGREDTVASAKETSPAAHTTPVGEETAEQVPQQNKMPNTSTTVQQQVTFSADNLQQILQQQQMMQSQLLSFGGVVDAGVQQRLIDKEHQPGGYSALQVRIIQLEGQVKTLQLERDQSQMMLENVQQQHNQDMELMENTHKARVKLLEESAAQREMRARQDYEDLMERLATATRSAEQERSELQALHQRKLAQAQQERDREVERLRDLQRKSVSEMKKDHEDQVQRLKRLKDEEIDAVTSATSQTRSLTVVIEQMEQFSSRLGELSSRVESTHEHTAHGLEQGERHRDEQRRIMQDRLAQQQKAMAEERTYLKEIISRMDNQLNEQQRQLEKERWKVTGEQAKAESTQRGLEEERRSLTMQMNMEREELERAKSALLEEQKSVMQHCAEERRRLAAEWTHFHAHEKQRHERAEREVGSLLEKREGSILSLAQEQANLKLLTADVKQKEMAVAQERETLERLREELDREKDKISSTGLRLKTRAQEVEAFSKLAAERYEEGERALQEAQRVESEHDARLRYIQTQTERLRQQEQRILQERMRMNQLQKTTQRLEEPHITSLQLIPPILPDSLMPNPELSSTLSTPPPTSSANTQPMMLQASLALWKYTAEKDREYLHEENIFLENLKKNRSSFNSDWPMRTGHLP